TGGCCACGTCGAGGGGTTCGCGCAGCAGCGGGGTCGCCGTCACCGTGCGCGGCCAGGGCGCGGCGTGGTCCAGACGGTGGGCGAGGACGATGTCGTACTCCCTGGTCAGCGGCGGGAAGTCGTCCTGCGTCACGTCCTTGTCGGCCAGCGCCAGCACCGGCCCGTCCGGCCCGGCGAGGGCCCGCAGCAACAGCGGGAAGAACGCGGCGCCCGCACTGTGGAACGCCGCCACCGACACCTCCCCGTCCGGCCGGTCCAGGAACTCCTCGACGGTGTGCCGGGCCCGCGCCAGCGCCGACTCCACCTCGATCGCCGCACCCGCCAGCGCCTGCCCGGCGTCGGTCAGCACCAGGCGGCGCCCCTGTCGCTCGGTGAGCGGGACCGGGATGGCCCGCTGGAGGAGCCGGAGCTGCTGCGAGATCGCCGAGGGTGTGACGAGCAGCGCGTCGGCGACCGCGGTGACGCTGCCGAGCTCACCGAGTTCGCGCAGGATCCGCAGCTGACGTTCGTCCATGGGGCCAGTGTAGGCGGACCATGTAGCGAGACTAAAAGATCGTTTAAGAAGGTGGTCCTGGCCTTCATGGTTGCCGTCGGTGCACCGTAGTCGCATGTCCGACTCCCGCCGTACCGACGCGGTACTCCTCCTGGTGGCGCTCGTCTGGGGTTCCAGTTATCTGTCCGCCCAGACGGCCACCTCCGCCCTGCCCGTTCTCGTGGTCCTGTTCGCCCGCTACGCCTTCTCCGCGCTCGCCTGCCTCGGCCTGGTCGCCGCCGGGCGGGGCAAGGAACGTGAGCGGGGCACCGGCTTTCGCCTGTGGACCCGGGAGGAGGTGCGGGCCGGGCTGCCGCTCGGGGTCACACAGGCCGCCGTCCTCGTCGTGGAGACGTACGGGGTCGCCCACACCACCGCCGCCAACGCGGGCCTGATCATCAGCCTGACCATCGTGCTCACCCCTCTCCTCGACCGCGCCGGACACCCCGGCGGGCTGCCCCCGGCCTTCTACGCCGCCGCCGGCGTCTGCGTCCTGGCCGTCGGCCTGCTGATGTCCGGCAACGGGTTCCACGCCCCGCGTCTCGGTGACCTGCTGATGCTGGGCGCGGCGCTGATACGGGCCGTCCACGTCGCCCTGGTCGGACGCCTCACCACGGGCCGGCCGATCCGCCCCCTCCACCTCACGACACTCCAGACCGTGATCGGCACGGCTCTGTTCCTGCCGGCCGCCGCACCCGGGCTGCCGGAGCTGGCCCGCGCCGACTCCGGGACATGGTTGCAGTTGCTCTATCTCGCCCTGTTCTGCAGCGTGTTCGCGTTCCTCGCCCAGACATGGGCCGTGCAGCGCACCTCGGCGAGCCGGGCCAGCCT
The DNA window shown above is from Streptomyces sp. NBC_01451 and carries:
- a CDS encoding DMT family transporter, translating into MSDSRRTDAVLLLVALVWGSSYLSAQTATSALPVLVVLFARYAFSALACLGLVAAGRGKERERGTGFRLWTREEVRAGLPLGVTQAAVLVVETYGVAHTTAANAGLIISLTIVLTPLLDRAGHPGGLPPAFYAAAGVCVLAVGLLMSGNGFHAPRLGDLLMLGAALIRAVHVALVGRLTTGRPIRPLHLTTLQTVIGTALFLPAAAPGLPELARADSGTWLQLLYLALFCSVFAFLAQTWAVQRTSASRASLLLGTEPIWAAAIGIALGGEHLTPLTALGATLMVTGTYWGQSVERAHRAAQARFLAPAAPTRPVLSLEAAPADPAAR
- a CDS encoding LysR family transcriptional regulator; this encodes MDERQLRILRELGELGSVTAVADALLVTPSAISQQLRLLQRAIPVPLTERQGRRLVLTDAGQALAGAAIEVESALARARHTVEEFLDRPDGEVSVAAFHSAGAAFFPLLLRALAGPDGPVLALADKDVTQDDFPPLTREYDIVLAHRLDHAAPWPRTVTATPLLREPLDVAMPAGHPLAARSRLTPGDVADQPWIAVHDGFPVMATIEAIATAAGRRPRLAHRINEFSVAAEMVAAGGGLALMPRWTSRPHPALVLRPLSGVRARRRIDALHRPERTARRAVRTVLTELRRAAQTIQAEE